The genomic window AGCTGCTGCGTTCGCGCGCTGGCGAAGCCACCACGGCGGAGGCGCTGGCCACGCTGCTGAACGTATCGGGCCGCACGCTGCACCGGCAGCTGCACGAAGAAGGGACATCGCTGCAGGTGCTGAAGAACGAAGTACGCCACGAGATGGCGGTGGAGCAGTTGCGCCGGACCAATCGGCCTATCAAGCAAGTGGCGCTGTCGGTGGGGTTTCGCAACGAGAAGAGTTTTTCGCGTGCGTTCCTGCAGTGGACCGGGCACGCGCCGCGTGACTTTCGGGCGCTGGGGTTGTAGGTTTTCTTGCCGCTGTCGGGGACTTTTCAGGGCTTGTGCAAAGGCCACCGGGTACTCCCCTCCGCGAATGTCCCCCGCCTTCGGCTCCTCCTTTATTTCGCTGCGGGGAGCACCCGATGCCCTGTGCACCGGGGCACGCTGCTGGTGTACCGCTGATCAACCACCGCTCTTTGCAACGCGCCCGTCGATGGGGTGCCTTGCGCAGCGAAATAAAGGAGGAGGGGCGCAGCCCCGGGGGACATTCGCGGAGCAAGGTACCCCGTCGGCGGGTGCGCCGCCCTGAAAGAACCAGCGCTAAAAAACCCCGAGCAATCACCCCGGCTGAGCAATCAAAGCCAGCGCATCCGAAATCGACTGGCTGTCTTCCGGCCGCACCAGCTTCGCGACTTCCTTGCCGTCCCGCATGAACACCAGCGTGGGCCACAGCCGCACGTTGAACGAGCGCCCCAAGGGACGACCGCTGCCATCTTCGACCTTGATGCGCGGGATGTCGGGGTACTTGGCAAAAGCCTCTGCGATATTGGGCTGCGCGGCCTTGCAGATGCCGCACCAATTGGTACCGAACTCGACCACCGCGGGGCCTTTCAGGGCATCGATTTCGGCGCGGGCCGGTTGCTCGGTCTTGTATTCGGAAGTCATGACGATCTGGCTCCTTTCTTGGCTTGCTTGGTCCATTGCACCAAAATTTTTCGGGCTTGTTTGCGGCAGGGGCTTGGGTTAGCCGGCTGGTTTTCAGGCAGGCTGCATGCCATGCGCCGCAAGCAGCGCCGGCAGTTCCCGCATGTCGCTGAACACCTGCAGCGCGCCCACACTGCGCAGCGCCTCGGGCCCGCTGTGGCCTGATTCGCCGGTGCTGTAGCCGAACACCGTGGCGCCTGCGGCCACACCGGCCATGGCGCCCGTCACGGTGTCTTCGACCACTGCGCAGCGTTTCGGATCGACGCCCAGAGCCTCGGCGGCGGCAAGGTACACATCGGGGTGCGGCTTGGAGCGCGGCGTCTCGTGGCCGCTGAAGATGCGGCCCTGGAAGCAATCCAGCAGGCCCACCTTCGCCAGTTGGAGCTCGACCTTGTGGCGGTCGGCACCCGACGCGCAGGCGATGCGGCCCTTGAGCCTTCCATGAATTTCACGGATGGCGGCGGGGGCGTGGGGAATGGCCGTCAGTTCGCGTTCGAGGGCTTCGTTGCGGCGGGCCCTGAATGCCCTGAGCCACTCCTCGGTGATCCTGACGCCGGTCTTGGATTCGATGAGATCGGTCTCGTCCTTCACGGCCTTGCCGGTGAAGGTGTTCATCGACTCTTCGGTGGTGAGATGCCAACCGAGTTCGCCGAGCATTTCGGCAAGCACGCGATTGGTGATGGGTTCGGAGTCGACGAGAACGCCGTCGCAGTCGAAGAGGACTGCGGCGAAGGGAAATGGGGTCATTGCGCTGAAGGGGTTTCGGGGAGAGCCCCCATGGTAGCAACGACCCCGGGCGCGCTCAGGCCACCGGCCGTATCGGGATGTAGATCTCCCCGCCGCCCGCCATGAACTCCTTCGACTTTTCTTCCATGCCCTCGGCCATCGCTTCGGCCTCGGCCACGCCTTTCTTGGCGGCGTACTCGCGCACTTCCTGCGTGATCTTCATCGAGCAGAACTTCGGCCCGCACATCGAACAGAAATGCGCCACCTTGCTCGAATCCTTGGGCAGCGTTTCGTCGTGAAATTCACGCGCCGTATCGGGATCGAGACCCAGGTTGAACTGGTCCTGCCAACGGAACTCGAAGCGCGCCTTGCTGAGCGCATCGTCGCGCGAACGCGCGCCCGGGTGCCCCTTGGCCACGTCCGCCGCGTGTGCGGCGATCTTGTACGCAATGATTCCCTGCTTCACGTCGTCGCGGTCCGGCAGGCCCAGGTGCTCCTTCGGCGTCACGTAGCAGAGCATCGCGGTGCCGGCCCAGCCGATCATCGCCGCGCCGATGGCGCTTGCGATGTGGTCATAGCCCGGCGCAATGTCGATGGTCAGCGGCCCGAGCGTGTAGAACGGCGCCTCGTGGCAGTGCTTGAGCTGCTCGTCCATGTTCGACTGGATCATGTGCATCGGCACGTGCCCCGGCCCTTCGATCATCGTCTGCACATCGTGCTTCCACGCGATCTGCGTGAGCTCGCCCAGCGTGCGCAGTTCGGCAAACTGCGCCTCGTCGTTGGCATCGGCGCCCGAGCCCGGGCGCAGGCCGTCGCCGAGCGAAAAGCTCACGTCGTACGCCTTCATGATGTCGCAGATGTCTTCGAAGTGCTCGTAGAGAAAGCTCTCCTTGTGGTGCGCAATGCACCACTTGGCCATGATCGAGCCGCCGCGCGAGACGATGCCCGTCATTCGGTTAGCGGTCAGGTGAATGAACGGCAGCCGCAGCCCCGCATGAATGGTGAAGTAGTCCACCCCCTGCTCGGCCTGCTCGATCAGCGTGTCGCGGTAGATCTCCCACGTGAGGTCTTCGGCCACGCCGCCCACCTTTTCGAGTGCCTGGTAGATCGGCACCGTGCCGATGGGCACCGGCGAGTTGCGCACGATCCAGTCGCGCGTGGTGTGGATGTTCTTGCCGGTTGAAAGATCCATCACGTTGTCGGCGCCCCAGCGGATCGCCCACACCAGCTTTTCGACCTCTTCCTCGATGCTCGAAGTCACGGCCGAGTTGCCGATGTTGGCGTTGATCTTCACCTTGAAGTTGCGGCCGATGGCCATCGGCTCGACCTCAGGGTGGTTGATGTTGGCCGGAATGAT from Variovorax paradoxus includes these protein-coding regions:
- a CDS encoding HAD family hydrolase — its product is MTPFPFAAVLFDCDGVLVDSEPITNRVLAEMLGELGWHLTTEESMNTFTGKAVKDETDLIESKTGVRITEEWLRAFRARRNEALERELTAIPHAPAAIREIHGRLKGRIACASGADRHKVELQLAKVGLLDCFQGRIFSGHETPRSKPHPDVYLAAAEALGVDPKRCAVVEDTVTGAMAGVAAGATVFGYSTGESGHSGPEALRSVGALQVFSDMRELPALLAAHGMQPA
- the thiC gene encoding phosphomethylpyrimidine synthase ThiC, with translation MNAPDKFTSLLSLTREPFPASHKCLIPGSRPDLNVPVRDVLLTNGETVSLYDTSGPYTDAKVEIDVRRGLPDVRGAWVLERNDTESYEGRTHHALDDGAKNEDRDAQRLAELRAGASALQRTPRRARSGANVTQMHYARRGIVTPEMEYVALRENGKREWMTEYLANEERAKRVAGNPMGASIPRIITPEFVRDEVARGRAIIPANINHPEVEPMAIGRNFKVKINANIGNSAVTSSIEEEVEKLVWAIRWGADNVMDLSTGKNIHTTRDWIVRNSPVPIGTVPIYQALEKVGGVAEDLTWEIYRDTLIEQAEQGVDYFTIHAGLRLPFIHLTANRMTGIVSRGGSIMAKWCIAHHKESFLYEHFEDICDIMKAYDVSFSLGDGLRPGSGADANDEAQFAELRTLGELTQIAWKHDVQTMIEGPGHVPMHMIQSNMDEQLKHCHEAPFYTLGPLTIDIAPGYDHIASAIGAAMIGWAGTAMLCYVTPKEHLGLPDRDDVKQGIIAYKIAAHAADVAKGHPGARSRDDALSKARFEFRWQDQFNLGLDPDTAREFHDETLPKDSSKVAHFCSMCGPKFCSMKITQEVREYAAKKGVAEAEAMAEGMEEKSKEFMAGGGEIYIPIRPVA
- a CDS encoding thioredoxin family protein, which produces MTSEYKTEQPARAEIDALKGPAVVEFGTNWCGICKAAQPNIAEAFAKYPDIPRIKVEDGSGRPLGRSFNVRLWPTLVFMRDGKEVAKLVRPEDSQSISDALALIAQPG